Proteins from a genomic interval of Zingiber officinale cultivar Zhangliang chromosome 2A, Zo_v1.1, whole genome shotgun sequence:
- the LOC122039838 gene encoding transcription factor WRKY19-like: MEKGLGKEQRDLLLDELARLQELARLVEVELILHFSSESCHLLLQEMLTAIDKSISLVKSSHPEVAGECLRSAGKIPKKRKIMPKWTKEVRVDSGAVEGVESPVGDGCSWRKYGQKDILGAKHPRCYFRCRHRATQGCPATKQVQRSDGDPLLFRVIYHGEHTCHQAAEQQRSRDLLSSFRTGLTVETEDLVPTTPDNSNCGVSRPSPTLPSPTAGDAGVNSDVNWPSWDTDWMLQELDYFEADLSSLF, encoded by the exons ATGGAGAAAGGCTTGGGGAAGGAACAGCGAGACCTGCTACTGGACGAGCTCGCTCGACTCCAGGAACTGGCGAGGCTTGTGGAAGTCGAGCTCATTCTTCACTTTTCCAGCGAATCCTGTCATTTGCTGCTGCAAGAGATGCTTACAGCGATAGACAAGTCGATTTCCTTGGTCAAATCGAGCCACCCGGAGGTCGCTGGAGAGTGCCTTCGTTCCGCcggcaagattcccaagaagaG GAAGATAATGCCCAAGTGGACGAAAGAAGTGCGAGTGGATTCCGGCGCTGTTGAAGGAGTCGAATCCCCCGTCGGCGACGGCTGTAGCTGGAGGAAGTACGGGCAAAAAGACATCCtcggagccaagcacccaag ATGCTACTTCAGGTGTAGGCATCGCGCGACTCAGGGCTGCCCCGCGACCAAGCAAGTGCAGCGATCCGACGGCGACCCGCTGCTCTTCCGCGTCATCTACCACGGCGAGCATACTTGCCATCAAGCGGCGGAGCAGCAGCGGAGCCGAGACTTGCTCTCGAGCTTCCGGACCGGGCTCACAGTTGAAACAGAGGACTTGGTGCCGACGACTCCGGATAACAGCAACTGCGGCGTCAGCAGACCCTCTCCGACCTTACCGTCGCCGACGGCCGGCGATGCCGGAGTTAATTCCGATGTGAATTGGCCTTCTTGGGACACGGACTGGATGCTCCAAGAGCTGGACTACTTCGAGGCTGATTTGTCAAGCTTGTTCTAA